The segment AAGCGATTTTAACAGTTTTACTTGGCCATTATTTTGAAAAAAAATCACCTAATTATGGACTAGCTTTGGGGAGATTTTTATTTGCCATAGGAAATATATTATTAGCATATGCATTTAATTCAATATCTTATTTAATAGCACAAATATTAATAGGTAGTTTTGATATTTTTTCCCCGCTTATTAGCATGTATGAAAGAGCAATTGTACCACCAAAAGAAAGGGAAAGATTTTATAAGTATTTGATTTTCATTTCTGAAGGTGTAAAGGTATTATTATTTTTACCATTATTATTTTTTATTGATTATAATAATACATCAATATCTTTTTATAGAAATGTATTTATTTCAGTATTCATATTTAATATATTATATGTATTTCTAATTTTAAAAGTTTTGCCATTTGTTAAAAGCGGAAGTGATTTACATGAAGAGCATATTGATATACATAAACCAAATCTCAGAAAATATCTTACTGTATTAATAAATCAAATTATATTTTATGCTAATTTTGGGTTTGGAAGTTATTTAATCATATCATATTATGTAAAAGAATCTTTGAATGGTGATTCTAAGATAATGATTATATATGAAATTATATTCTCTTTAACAGTTTTAAGTTCAATGATTTGGAGAAAATATATTAAAATGAACTTTGAAAATAGATTGATTTTAGGAACATTTATAATGGCATTTTTCTATTTTTCATTGTTATTTAAAGGCTGGATTCCATTCTTCTTATCCCATGTAATATTAGCAACAGGATTTACATTTTGGTTTTCTGCAAAAGAGCCGTTAAAACAAGAATATGCTCCTGTTAATTTTGGAAGATGGGAAGGTATTTTTAATGGACTAAATTTATTTTCGAAAATTTTCACTCCAGCATTAGCAGGTTATGTGGCTTATAATTTTTCATATAGCACTGTATTTATTATCTCTTTTATAGTATTATTAATAAATTCAATAATAACATACATAGGACTAAAAACCGAGGCTTAGCTTCGGTTTTTTTATTTTTTAAAAAAGGAGTATAATAAAGATGGAGGTGATAATATGACTAAAAAGGTAATGATTATAATATTTATTATTTTCTCAATGTTGTTATTCTCTCAGAAAATAACATTTAAAACTTTTGATACTTATTATAATAATCATAAAATTGCATGGGATTTTGATATTACATATGACGGATCTATATTGTATTTTTTAAACTTTAAAACTGAGGAAATACCATATGAAATGGAATTTATTACAGAATATAATAGTGTATTAATTTCTGGTGAAAAGAAAGGATATTTGTATAAATTAAAAGTAGTAGCTAAAAATATAGATAGAGAAATACTTGGGATAAGTGATGAAGCTACCTTAATTGTATTTGACAATGATGAAGAACCGTTAAGAATTATAGGGAGTAAAGTAAGTAAAGAAGAAGATAAAAAAATTGTTCATTTTATTATTAAAAATGTATCTAGTAAAATTATAAAAAATTTTGAATTAAGATATTGGGGAATTGATATTTTAGGTAATCCTATCAGAATAAACAGAAGAAGTTTTTTGAGATATAAAGAAGAGGATATAGGAATTAAACCATTTGAATATTATGATTTATATTTTGAAATAAAAAATGAACCATTATTAAGATTTATAAAAGGAGAAATTTGGGAAATTGAATTTGATGATGAAACTATATGGGAAAAAATTGTATATTAGAAAAATTGTATTTTAGGAGGAAAATATGTTAGATACAAAAGCAAGAAAGTTTTTTGATCCTTTATTTGATAAATTAGCAAACACATTTATTAAATTTAATATTAAACCTAATCAGATAACTACATTATCTTTAATAATTGGATTATTATCAGCGATTTCATACTATTTTGATTATATTATATTATCTATATTACTATTATGGATTTCAGGTTTGTTTGATGTATTAGATGGAACAGTTTCAAGAAAAACAAATTCATCATCATCATTATTAGGTACATTATACGATATAGTTTTTGATAGAATTGTTGAATTATCAATAATATTATCTATTGCTTTAAAAAATAATAGTTCTATAATATTATATGGAATAATTGTATTATTAATATCAATTGTATTATCCATGACGACTTTCCTCACTACCGGTTTATTAGTAAATAAAAAAAGTTATAAAACATTTTATTATCAACCAGGTCTTGCAGAAAGAAGTGAGGGATTTATTTTTCTTACAATAATGATTATTTTTAAAAATTATATCTTTCCAATATCGTTATTATTTAGTGCATTGATATTTATAACCTTTATCCAAAGGTTATTTGAGGCTATTAAATATTTAGGGAGTGATTAAATGAGAAAATTAATTTTTTTAGTATTATTAATATTTACAAGTAATGTTTTTGCAATTTTTTCTGATTTTGATAATTTTTTTAATAAGTATGTTGATGAAAATGGTTTTGTAAATTATAAAAATATAGATAGAGAAGATATTGATTTACTATTAAATAAAATTACTAAAATTGATGATTTTAGTACTTGGTCAGAAAATGAAAAATTATCTTTTTGGATAAATACCTACAATTTTTTAGCAATCACAATTGTATATGAAAACTATCCTATCAAGAGTAATTTTTTAAAATCAATAATATATCCCAAAAACAGTATTAGACAAATAAATGGTGCCTTTGATGGAATAAAATATAATGTTTTGGGAAATATGATGACGTTAGATGATATCGAACATAACACAATAAGAAAAAACTTTAATGAACCAAGAATACATTTTGCTTTAGTTTGTGCAGCATATAGTTGTCCTAAATTATTGAATCATGCATATTTTCCAGATAATTTAGATTTGCTATTAGAAGAACAAGCTAAACATTTTTTTTCTTCCAAAAAGCATTTCTATTTAGAAAACAATAAAGTATATATTTCAAAAATTTTAGATTGGTATGGAGAAGATTTTATTAATAAGTATTATGATGAAAATAACTTTAAATGGTTATCAAAAAAAGATAATTCAATTATCAATTTTGCAAAAAACTATGTAGACAATGAAATAAAAGATTTTTTATTAAACAATAAATATAGTATTGAATATATACCGTATAACTGGGAGTTGAATGAAAAATGATAAAAAAATTATGGAAACCTATACTATTATTATTTCTTGTTATTTCAATGATAGTATTAAGTAAAATATATAATTTTGATGATAAATTAGTTTTATTTTTAGATTCTGTAGATAGTTTAGGCTTTAATGGTATTATTTATTTTTCATTAATATACATATTTGCTGTAGTATTAGGAATTCCAGGCTCAGCTTTAACTATTATTGCTGGAGCAACTTTTGGATCTGTAAAGGGTGTAATTATTGTTAGTATTTCTTCTACAATAGGTGCTACTATTGCATTTTTGATTTCAAGGTATTTTGCAAGAAAACAATTATACGAATATTTTAAAAAGAATGAAAAATTTATTAAGTTAGATAATATGGTGAAAAAAAATGGCCCTATAGTTGTTGCGATAACTAGATTAATTGCATTATTCCCATTTAATTTGCTAAATTATGGTTTTGGTTTAACTAATGTTTCTTTATTTGATTATGTATTTTATTCATGGATATTTATGTTACCAGGAACAATATTATATGTAGTTGGTGCAGATGTAATAACAAAATCAATATCTCAAGGAAAAATTCCATGGACATTAATTATAATTTTCCTTTTAGCAATTGTATTTATTTATCTTTTAACGAAGAATTTCAAGAAAAAATTAGGTGAAAATGATGAATAATTTTGAAGAGATATATCTTAATAATATTAAACCAAAAGATTGGATTAATCCAAAACCTAAAAAAATATATGATTTAATTATTATTGGAGCTGGAACTGCTGGATTAGTAAGTGCAGCAGGGGCAGCGAATTTAGGTGCAAGTGTTGCAATTATTGAAGAAAGATATTTTGGAGGAGATTGTTTAAATTATGGTTGTGTTCCTTCAAAAGGATTAATTGAATATTCAAAAAAAATGAAAGTATTAAAAGAATTTAAATTTCCTGTAAAAGAAGAATATTTTAAAGATGCTATGTCTGAAATGAGAAAAAAACGTTCAATTATTAGTGAAAATGATTCAGTTCATAGATTTAAAAAAATGGGTGTAGATATATTTTGGGGAAAGGGATATTTTAATTCAGAAAATTCAATAATTTGCGATAATGTTGAACTATTTTTTAAAAAAGCTATAATTGCTACAGGTACAAGACCATTTGTTCCAAAAATACCAGGATTAAAAAGATTTTTAACAAATGAAACTATTTTTGATCTAAATTATTTACCTAAAAAAATATTAATATTAGGAGGAGGACCTATTGGTTGTGAATTAGGTCAAGTTTTTAATAATTTTGGTTCAAAGGTCACTATTTTGGAAAAAAATGATAGATTATTACATAAAGAAGATGCAGAGGCCTCAAAAATATTAATGAATAAATTTATTGAAGAAGGAATCAATATTGAAACTAATGTTTCTTTAGAAAAAATTGAAGAAAATATAGCAATATTAAGTAATGGAAAGAAAATAGAATTTGATGAAATATTAATGTCAGTTGGTAGATTACCAAATACAGATATTAATTTAGAGAAAGCTGGAATAGAATATAATGAAAGGGGAATATTAGTAAATGATTATTTAAGAACAACAAATAAAAAGGTATATGCAGCTGGAGATATAGCATTTAAGTATAAATTTACTCATACAGCAGATTTCACTGCAAGAATAGCATTACAAAATGCATTATTTTTTGGGAAAAAGAAAGCTAGTAAATTAATAATTCCTTGGTGTATATATACTTCTCCTGAAATTGCTCATGTTGGTGAATACGAAAACGAATATACGGACGTTATAAGATTAGATTTCAAAGAAAATGATAGATCTATTTTATCAAATAATGAAGGTTTTTTAAAAGTTATTATGAGAGGAAACAAAATAATTGGAGCAACAATAGTACATAATTTTGCAGGTGAGATGATAAATGAGTTATCAGTTGCTATAAAAAATAATATCTCGTTATCTAAATTATCTTCTGTTATACATCCATACCCTACTAATTCTGATTTAATTAGAAGAGCTGGAGATAAATATAATAGTAAAAAACTCACACCATTAAACAAAAAAATACTAAAATTTATTTTAAAACTTAATCATTAAAAAGATGAATCATAATCAAAAAGTCCGCATCGCGGACTTTTTGATATACATTCTTATTATATACATTATTTTTAATATACATTATTTGGATTTGATAAAAATTCTTCTTTAAATTCCATAAATCTATCTTCTTCTATAGCTTTTCTAACTTCTTTTACAAAATTAATTAAAAATCTTAAATTGTGAATACTTAAAAGCATTTTTCCAAGAATTTCATCTTTTCTAATTAAATGATGTATATATCCTCTTGTGTGATTTTGACATGCATAACAATCACATTTATTATCAATTGGTTCTGTGGAAAATTTCCATTTTCCTGCTTTTAAATTAACTTTACCTTCCCATGTCATAGCTGTTCCATGTCTTCCCATTCTAGTTGGTAAAACACAATCAAACATATCCATTCCATTTTCAACAGACATTAATATTATCAAAGGTGTTCCAATACCCATGATATACCTGGGTTTATCTTCAGGTAATTTTGGTCCTGAATGTTTTAATATTCTTTCAGTTTCAGAATAATGTTCCCCTACAGATAATCCACCTAATGCGAAACCATCAAAATCAATAGAAGTTATTTGTTTTAAACTTTTATCCCTTAAATCTTTATGAAATCCGCCTTGTACAATACCAAATAAAGCTTGATCTTTTTTTGTATGTGCTGCAAATGACCTTTTTGCCCATTCAAATGTTCTATCTACAGATTCTTCGACGTATTTTCTTTCTGCACCAGCTTCTACACATTCATCAAATGCCAT is part of the Marinitoga litoralis genome and harbors:
- a CDS encoding TVP38/TMEM64 family protein, with translation MIKKLWKPILLLFLVISMIVLSKIYNFDDKLVLFLDSVDSLGFNGIIYFSLIYIFAVVLGIPGSALTIIAGATFGSVKGVIIVSISSTIGATIAFLISRYFARKQLYEYFKKNEKFIKLDNMVKKNGPIVVAITRLIALFPFNLLNYGFGLTNVSLFDYVFYSWIFMLPGTILYVVGADVITKSISQGKIPWTLIIIFLLAIVFIYLLTKNFKKKLGENDE
- a CDS encoding CDP-alcohol phosphatidyltransferase family protein gives rise to the protein MLDTKARKFFDPLFDKLANTFIKFNIKPNQITTLSLIIGLLSAISYYFDYIILSILLLWISGLFDVLDGTVSRKTNSSSSLLGTLYDIVFDRIVELSIILSIALKNNSSIILYGIIVLLISIVLSMTTFLTTGLLVNKKSYKTFYYQPGLAERSEGFIFLTIMIIFKNYIFPISLLFSALIFITFIQRLFEAIKYLGSD
- a CDS encoding DUF547 domain-containing protein yields the protein MRKLIFLVLLIFTSNVFAIFSDFDNFFNKYVDENGFVNYKNIDREDIDLLLNKITKIDDFSTWSENEKLSFWINTYNFLAITIVYENYPIKSNFLKSIIYPKNSIRQINGAFDGIKYNVLGNMMTLDDIEHNTIRKNFNEPRIHFALVCAAYSCPKLLNHAYFPDNLDLLLEEQAKHFFSSKKHFYLENNKVYISKILDWYGEDFINKYYDENNFKWLSKKDNSIINFAKNYVDNEIKDFLLNNKYSIEYIPYNWELNEK
- a CDS encoding MFS transporter — encoded protein: MDKKLIKYFYTNSILAYSFITILISPMFANKLGLTVFDTGIIFSTVYGIQAILTVLLGHYFEKKSPNYGLALGRFLFAIGNILLAYAFNSISYLIAQILIGSFDIFSPLISMYERAIVPPKERERFYKYLIFISEGVKVLLFLPLLFFIDYNNTSISFYRNVFISVFIFNILYVFLILKVLPFVKSGSDLHEEHIDIHKPNLRKYLTVLINQIIFYANFGFGSYLIISYYVKESLNGDSKIMIIYEIIFSLTVLSSMIWRKYIKMNFENRLILGTFIMAFFYFSLLFKGWIPFFLSHVILATGFTFWFSAKEPLKQEYAPVNFGRWEGIFNGLNLFSKIFTPALAGYVAYNFSYSTVFIISFIVLLINSIITYIGLKTEA
- the tgt gene encoding tRNA guanosine(34) transglycosylase Tgt, translated to MKKILITGGYLMFENQPLKYELLHKDKNSNARRGRIYTPRGIIETPVFMPVGTNGTVKALKNSDLKDIEAEIILGNAFHLFLRPGLEVLKNTGGLHNFMNWDRPILTDSGGFQVFSLRDRKISDEGVLFRSPLDGSKIMMTPELSMEIQMTIGSNIAMAFDECVEAGAERKYVEESVDRTFEWAKRSFAAHTKKDQALFGIVQGGFHKDLRDKSLKQITSIDFDGFALGGLSVGEHYSETERILKHSGPKLPEDKPRYIMGIGTPLIILMSVENGMDMFDCVLPTRMGRHGTAMTWEGKVNLKAGKWKFSTEPIDNKCDCYACQNHTRGYIHHLIRKDEILGKMLLSIHNLRFLINFVKEVRKAIEEDRFMEFKEEFLSNPNNVY
- a CDS encoding mercuric reductase, with protein sequence MNNFEEIYLNNIKPKDWINPKPKKIYDLIIIGAGTAGLVSAAGAANLGASVAIIEERYFGGDCLNYGCVPSKGLIEYSKKMKVLKEFKFPVKEEYFKDAMSEMRKKRSIISENDSVHRFKKMGVDIFWGKGYFNSENSIICDNVELFFKKAIIATGTRPFVPKIPGLKRFLTNETIFDLNYLPKKILILGGGPIGCELGQVFNNFGSKVTILEKNDRLLHKEDAEASKILMNKFIEEGINIETNVSLEKIEENIAILSNGKKIEFDEILMSVGRLPNTDINLEKAGIEYNERGILVNDYLRTTNKKVYAAGDIAFKYKFTHTADFTARIALQNALFFGKKKASKLIIPWCIYTSPEIAHVGEYENEYTDVIRLDFKENDRSILSNNEGFLKVIMRGNKIIGATIVHNFAGEMINELSVAIKNNISLSKLSSVIHPYPTNSDLIRRAGDKYNSKKLTPLNKKILKFILKLNH